A single genomic interval of Odontesthes bonariensis isolate fOdoBon6 chromosome 3, fOdoBon6.hap1, whole genome shotgun sequence harbors:
- the sdc4 gene encoding syndecan-4 isoform X2, giving the protein MIRLCLVLMLSASVCSESVRETETWMPMKTTQMAAMLTHGGDLEASGDSPNGSDFGFTDAEDEDEDDEDYYGDEDDEFSGSGDGATDVSPTGDARPSGKPDANNNKIPELERPARPTVDETDAVQESNEIPLLRNEAEAGEEHPSNVLMSRGDSIFNKTEVLAALIAGGAVGLMFAVLLILLLIYRMKKKDEGSYDLGKKPIYKKAPTTEIYA; this is encoded by the exons GtcagggagacggagacgtgGATGCCCATGAAAACCACGCAGATGGCCGCCATGTTGACGCACGGCGGCGACCTGGAGGCGTCTGGAGACTCGCCGAACGGCTCCGACTTCGGCTTCACGGACGCCGAAGACGAGGACGAGGACGATGAAGATTACTACGGCGACGAGGACGACGAGTTCTCCGGATCCGGGGATGGAG CAACCGACGTGTCGCCCACAGGAGACGCCCGACCTTCCGGAAAG CCCGACGCCAACAACAACAAGATCCCCGAGCTGGAGCGCCCGGCGCGGCCGACCGTGGACGAGACGGACGCCGTCCAGGAGAGCAACGAGATCCCTCTGCTGAGGAACGAGGCCGAGGCCGGCGAGGAGCACCCGTCCAACGTCCTGATGTCCCGCGGCGACAGCATCTTCAACAAGACGGAGGTCCTGGCAG CTCTGATCGCGGGCGGCGCCGTGGGCCTGATGTTCGCCGTGCTGCTCATCCTGCTGCTCATCTACCGCATGAAGAAGAAGGACGAGGGCAGCTACGACCTGGGCAAGAAGCCCATCTACAAGAAGGCCCCCACCACCGAGATCTACGCATAG
- the sdc4 gene encoding syndecan-4 isoform X1: MIRLCLVLMLSASVCSESQVRETETWMPMKTTQMAAMLTHGGDLEASGDSPNGSDFGFTDAEDEDEDDEDYYGDEDDEFSGSGDGATDVSPTGDARPSGKPDANNNKIPELERPARPTVDETDAVQESNEIPLLRNEAEAGEEHPSNVLMSRGDSIFNKTEVLAALIAGGAVGLMFAVLLILLLIYRMKKKDEGSYDLGKKPIYKKAPTTEIYA; encoded by the exons CAGGtcagggagacggagacgtgGATGCCCATGAAAACCACGCAGATGGCCGCCATGTTGACGCACGGCGGCGACCTGGAGGCGTCTGGAGACTCGCCGAACGGCTCCGACTTCGGCTTCACGGACGCCGAAGACGAGGACGAGGACGATGAAGATTACTACGGCGACGAGGACGACGAGTTCTCCGGATCCGGGGATGGAG CAACCGACGTGTCGCCCACAGGAGACGCCCGACCTTCCGGAAAG CCCGACGCCAACAACAACAAGATCCCCGAGCTGGAGCGCCCGGCGCGGCCGACCGTGGACGAGACGGACGCCGTCCAGGAGAGCAACGAGATCCCTCTGCTGAGGAACGAGGCCGAGGCCGGCGAGGAGCACCCGTCCAACGTCCTGATGTCCCGCGGCGACAGCATCTTCAACAAGACGGAGGTCCTGGCAG CTCTGATCGCGGGCGGCGCCGTGGGCCTGATGTTCGCCGTGCTGCTCATCCTGCTGCTCATCTACCGCATGAAGAAGAAGGACGAGGGCAGCTACGACCTGGGCAAGAAGCCCATCTACAAGAAGGCCCCCACCACCGAGATCTACGCATAG